A single genomic interval of Malania oleifera isolate guangnan ecotype guangnan chromosome 11, ASM2987363v1, whole genome shotgun sequence harbors:
- the LOC131168145 gene encoding uncharacterized protein LOC131168145 isoform X11 translates to MATEGDDQEPIPITKREKEDKDLTKGHSDTTVDQFPPGELKIIDSGPNQPLETVTYMVKKENAEPASYLGENVSTVFEGNVGASEGDKFLESPLVAKVADTEPSRVPEDYLADEKPNQAEKETVDNKTQLQKEQKIEFKEEKRDGTEKSETNHDMISTVMVKREETLEKEKIFDQSDEITNVKLSIEEKPPSTDEASSCSQEEQTDGTNTDINTAFECRKQVLERQEASPGQNEEAPVLTTDLRVDSLNMHNGIVPEAPNKEESIDNTCSTNPTSIQDEFAETSSGGEKYKESDESSMSNVKSHSGIQNDEEATMEVGNDAEGQLDSPYIPKIIEEVRLQKAGLEVEGRLEETSTDKFKSIEKMEDIIPVKDENKEKSLDTPLVKEDVSFQNAYKEETFKDGSVIGSEEIVESPKEVEIQNEVLERTTQADSTTSEMVKVVKDLEQKLDDSFIKHKACLQRDGAELTLTEASNEDNRDGEGFTVTEAEDNNSNTEPIIAEGHGKQGISKHGEGPAQSEQDELEIEKFERSLNVNSEEIETAASSEYDEKIAHVREQEPAENNEESFKGIEKAEKPTNADDFIKNATPIKKDLPHIDMNNKIQNAEVEVPKRYSNDLQLLLTEETEQGQGEEKNEVSKSESKKQVDDTTTSSTVEEKQIDDPPEVCKIAETISEHMSTRSVKTMELISNKSKVEMEKLVQLYELDTKKKLEVEDAREVQNKDDAADMEGDKITAKREEDGPVKIRSTVSIEEETIEQSLEETAPELRSGDHSHKAEKNNNIDDEVHDKPSTTGIDKAFQGQIIKYSNVTGLQPEAIEETVKSIQHDEKEAQKSGGEDTEDHTEQLSPEPIGEDLPKTHHDDKKELEKSKGEIFEASNTPEASENIAWEKYQNDRDENGSCTIVNDNKDDNTRQVKTAENTSEENEDSAEILHKNETTKNLEDKVNVMPEESKATDSNATAETIICVKGKRTIQNLEEDLDLVTNIESGENEVMSRGEISEFETATAGESIACETNQNDEIQEGNSIEASLEEKDEKESRIIVTKNNDNTVLVKVEKNQEDKISKYKEDSKEILQKNESGEELVHMLDVRPKESEAAASSEDAEEIINVKEEGTTENLEEAVNIAKNFETDKNEEKKSKGEISDETKTETVVESIAREINQNDEIPERVSMEDSMEKHENGPCIIVTEENNDDTTLVKVEKSREDKILKDKEDSKEILQKDESREEPVHKLNATPEESMSADSSENSEEIIHVDKKATIENCEEALDLPKNIEVNEKEVKKSKAEISDETETDTVVESIACETNQNDEMPERISIEASMEEKDGNGPCITLTEENNYSTTPVKVEKNQEDKMLKDEEDSKEILQKDESGEKPAHKLNAISKDSAAADSSENAEGIIHVDERAITENLEEALDLAKNIEVDEEDVKKSKGEIYEETETDTVESIVHETNQNDEVPERISMEASMEEKDENGPSVTEENNNDTSLVNVEKNREDKILKDKEGSKEILQKDESEEGPVHKFNATPEENAAADSSENAEEIIHVEEKATIENLEEALDPANNIEVDEKEVKKSKGETSEESETARVDVNVGCETNQNDEIPERISMDASMEDKDENNTEDKISKDEEDSKEILQKDESRDDLVQMLNMIPKESNAFGSSEDAEETIHAKNKETTGNLEKVLDIVNIKADEKMISEETETATVDESIACETNQTDEIPERKSMEPSMDKKDENGSCITVTEDENEITALVEVEKSKEDKLSKDEEDSKEISQKDESGQELIDKLNAMPKEREAADSSEDKIINVEEKGTTENVQETLDLVKIIEADEKEAKKSKGEVSEWSKTARVDETIVHETDQTDKIPERISVEDKNEIKPCTSASDNNDNTTPVKVEYIKEDSKVVVQDDESGKVHVHMPKENKAVVSSEEAEETIHVKEEGTTENLAEALDLIQNTKAGEKEISEEMETATMDESIACESIQNDEIPERISREASVEEKDENGPCITVTENNNGNTTLVKVEKNGEDKILKHEEDSKEILQNDESGEEPAHKLNVMPKQSQAADSSENAEEIIHVEEKASTENLKEALDLNVEDEEKEVKKPKGEISESESVTVAESIACETNQNDEILERIPMEASMEERDENGPYTTVSEDSDDTALVKVEKNKEDKISIYDEDSKEVLEKYESGEELGHMFNVMPEESKPTNSSEDTEKIIHVKEEGATENLKEALDLVKNTESDKKEVKKPKEEISEKFEMAAVGETIACEKNQNDETPDEISMQDSMEETDENASRIIVTEDNKDNTALVKVEKNKEYKLSKDEEDSKEMLHKDEPGEELIDKLSAMPMEREAADSSEDAEEIMHVKEKGITENLEEGLDLVKNIEAGRKEIKNSKEKVPKIVQTVDKGEDIVKQIMEENDTAKDDFEASVQEHKEEKKPVEEKEDKGFDKEVFETTSACKDTKEQIVKEIDNKDNSIEFSEKETVRESSQENEVEDSKLEFIKMTEATGFAEEIKTETLKDSTELIKYLNASNTTAEETRPKCGNEDFFENSSLVFEGSQEKIKVELLKKEEAISDDSETADVAATTEETSHVEPEDKRQIESSGPHDEEDLAETSGTTIDGETVEETSSFSECKDEETSTTERDDERKESSTLTSKEHGPLITEVSETIEMTLPAENGEAEQTTEATTLSKEDMLTNLDDVSISRSTRKKRASEEFQKYGEKEKHSLEPHTRNNSNESKSTESPKRQKTSELANPNEINKSEDSKYEGILKLEFEEDKFEDKKPSEVSSVSIEAITTSPDTDKATQEEENSSKSFEGGLNEGVGVGKAADELEAGSHSHGCKASVMEEVKNHKSLHPDAKLQHTSELMAEEKHVETHDKSNNIEDSNGAEGLNVAPVEEQTIGQTVRQGGKETYEAPEAKQETIKNVISTEEVLHKVEKADESENIKRQIIQEERSDSKELHMVTIEYKTVNEVKDSDLVSFENLKATEYSAETEAATSEPAEDSNRVRETSLVTDAPEEKQTQKGSNNQSFNDSTLALEISEASMKEEVIEETSNFHEKIDTTSIKEITEEASLQEYQLDEKTAKAFGIISEEKTLKTIETTKTSPQGEEIDGIKLKATSDLANSDQESIAVENPDVDTEKTKRTFDAVLESRDLNAKNIDRAEKIMTMEKSSMENFEEEIKEVNETLLKSQHQGVETRTEDEITTATIEHALPAEKSEDQLQKASSALLTKEQKHRSITKEEDAEDDTKENETRENENLEDSMSTKTIEEILLPKEEPGELKPSTEASDVIEDIKNNPNEEQMKEEKTFDGTSRPEPHESESISGAKFAELIPSESENIPGQSLVITQSSVEEILSEVGEKLDETPSLRQEKTGKNSDYVSHVESPEVLTKFEEKKFEEENSKTATAESRAEENWLEEATDTKDVIENKLSNEEIAEEKVVAKDSHPVLGEETAKKSHQGDELTTEEHQGGKTSGTFKIANNGIQIKEVNSNMLFIVHDPSTTVTNDKEIVSTSNGEKPNTNPNTPTTDAAAKEAPHEKGVDKIKEPSEPAPEKLVHEAVKTYEENIKIDTIVTDKSEILVEDKNHKHVSPLSPSDRTGATGSSDLKGQAIQSHESGTSLTESSQKKISDKESKITEDEKQHEWDSDKQITTEVSAAAEVKDAKDKDEGMIQLSTGENKRRHDEAENPSAIHTNEYGGTEDQKEKSSTLSQIQDSSIGIVQERGTVDTVIVNEITRDIKQIDKITNAESGNSIPMEANPNEMATMSHTEVQPLAQNIGVEELEQRNASQIEPELKEVEFREQKRMYDTNEEIAESASVDLAGISLSELLQESKNESQQAAGHIVEDRKPTDTKEEMQTKDAETYQVEEAQTDDEEEGNDGQKVDPGSEAPIIVEASRDKDVKVAHKKSHNLLSGVGSKVKHSIAKVKKVITGKSSHTKTASTKSN, encoded by the exons ATGGCTACCGAGGGTGACGATCAAGAACCCATACCGATAACG AAAAGAGAAAAGGAAGACAAAGACTTGACAAAAGGGCACTCGGACACTACTGTTGATCAATTTCCTCCTGGGGAACTGAAGATAATAGATAGTGGGCCTAACCAACCTCTTGAAACTGTTACATACATGGTTAAAAAGGAAAATGCAGAACCAGCAAGTTATCTTGGAGAAAATGTGAGTACTGTCTTCGAAGGCAATGTTGGAGCCTCAGAAGGTGATAAGTTTTTGGAATCACCGTTGGTTGCCAAGGTTGCTGACACAGAACCCAGCAGAGTACCAGAAGATTATCTAGCTGATGAAAAACCAAATCAAGCTGAGAAAGAGACGGTGGATAACAAAACCCAGTTGCagaaggagcaaaaaattgaatttaaagaagagaaaagagatgGCACAGAAAAGAGTGAGACCAACCATGACATGATAAGTACCGTGATGGTTAAAAGAGAGGAAACTCTTGAGAAAGAGAAAATCTTTGACCAATCTGATGAAATTACCAATGTTAAATTATCCATTGAAGAAAAGCCACCAAGTACGGATGAAGCAAGTAGTTGCTCACAGGAGGAGCAAACAGATGGCACAAACACAGATATCAATACTGCTTTTGAATGCAGGAAGCAAGTTCTAGAAAGACAAGAGGCATCCCCAGGTCAAAATGAAGAAGCTCCAGTTCTGACCACTGATTTGAGAGTAGACAGCTTGAACATGCATAATGGTATAGTACCAGAGGCTCCCAACAAAGAAGAAAGCATAGACAATACCTGTAGTACCAACCCCACATCAATTCAAGATGAATTTGCAGAAACGAGCTCTGGAGGGGAAAAATACAAGGAATCAGATGAGTCCTCAATGAGCAATGTGAAGAGTCATTCAGGCattcaaaatgatgaagaagcAACCATGGAGGTTGGGAATGATGCTGAAGGCCAGCTTGACAGCCCATATATTCCAAAGATAATAGAAGAAGTAAGGTTGCAAAAAGCTGGACTTGAAGTAGAAGGGAGGCTTGAAGAGACCTCCACTGACAAGTTTAAATCAATCGAGAAGATGGAAGACATTATTCCAGTCAAAgatgaaaacaaagaaaaaagctTAGATACTCCTCTTGTCAAGGAAGATGTAAGCTTCCAGAATGCATACAAAGAAGAGACATTCAAAGATGGTTCTGTAATTGGTTCAGAGGAAATTGTTGAGAGTCCAAAAGAAGTAGAAATCCAAAATGAGGTCCTTGAAAGAACTACCCAAGCTGATAGCACCACTAGTGAAATGGTCAAGGTTGTGAAAGACCTTGAACAAAAGCTTGATGATTCATTCATAAAACACAAGGCATGTTTGCAGAGAGATGGTGCGGAGCTGACCTTAACAGAGGCCTCAAATGAGGATAACAGAGATGGGGAAGGATTTACTGTCACAGAAGCAGAAGACAACAACAGTAATACAGAACCTATCATTGCAGAAGGGCATGGTAAACAGGGTATTTCAAAACACGGGGAAGGCCCAGCGCAGAGCGAGCAAGATGAACTAGAAAttgagaagtttgaaagatcattGAATGTGAATTCCGAGGAGATTGAAACAGCTGCTTCCAGTGAATATGATGAAAAAATAGCACATGTTAGAGAGCAGGAACCCGCCGAGAATAATGAAGAAAGCTTCAAGGGAATAGAGAAGGCTGAAAAACCAACCAATGCAGATGATTTCATTAAGAATGCAACTCCAATAAAAAAG GATCTCCCCCACATTGATATGAATAACAAGATTCAAAATGCAGAAGTTGAGGTCCCAAAGAGGTATAGCAATGATTTGCAACTTTTATTGACTGAAGAAACAGAACAAGGGCAAGGTGAAGAGAAAAATGAAGTGTCGAAATCAGAAAGCAAAAAACAAGTTGATGATACAACCACATCCTCTACAGTAGAGGAAAAGCAGATTGACGATCCACCTGAAGTGTGCAAAATTGCAGAGACCATTTCAGAGCATATGTCTACAAGAAGTGTGAAAACTATGGAATTGATCTCAAATAAAAGCAAAGTGGAGATGGAGAAACTTGTGCAGCTTTATGAATTGGACACCAAAAAGAAATTAGAGGTCGAGGATGCAAGGGAGGTACAAAATAAGGATGATGCTGCTGATATGGAGGGGGATAAAATTACGGCAAAAA GAGAGGAAGATGGGCCAGTTAAAATTAGGAGCACTGTTAGTATTGAAGAAGAGACAATTGAGCAAAGTCTGGAGGAGACAGCTCCTGAATTACGCAGTGGAGATCATAGTCACAAAGcagaaaaaaataacaatatagatGATGAG GTACATGACAAACCTAGCACTACTGGCATTGACAAGGCTTTTCAAGGGCAGATCATAAAATATAGCAATGTTACAGGCCTTCAACCAGAAGCTATTGAAGAAACAGTCAAGAGCATTCAACATGACGAAAAGGAGGCACAGAAGTCAGGAGGGGAGGACACCGAAGATCACACTGAACAACTCTCACCAGAACCCATTGGAGAAGATTTGCCCAAAACCCATCACGATGATAAAAAGGAATTAGAGAAGTCCAAAGGAGAG ATTTTTGAGGCTTCTAACACACCAGAGGCTAGTGAAAACATTGCGTGGGAGAAATATCAGAATGATAGGGATGAGAATGGATCTTGTACCATAGTCAATGACAACAAGGATGACAATACTAGGCAAGTCAAGACTGCAGAGAATACATCAGAAGAAAATGAAGATTCAGCAGAAATATTACACAAGAATGAAACAACTAAGAATCTTGAAGACAAGGTGAATGTTATGCCTGAGGAAAGTAAGGCAACCGATTCAAATGCAACTGCTGAAACAATCATCTGTGTGAAAGGGAAAAGAACAATTCAAAACCTTGAAGAAGATTTAGATCTAGTTACAAACATTGAATCTGGCGAAAATGAAGTAATGTCAAGAGGAGAG ATTTCTGAATTCGAGACAGCTACAGCGGGTGAGAGCATTGCATGTGAAAcaaatcaaaatgatgaaatCCAAGAAGGAAATTCCATTGAAGCTTCGTTGGAGGAGAAGGATGAGAAAGAATCCCGCATCATTGTCACTAAAAACAATGACAATACAGTGCTGGTCAAGGTTGAAAAGAACCAGGAAGACAAAATATCAAAATACAAGGAAGACTCAAAAGAAATATTGCAGAAAAATGAATCAGGAGAGGAGCTTGTACACATGTTGGATGTGAGGCCAAAGGAAAGTGAGGCAGCTGCTTCAAGTGAAGATGCTGAAGAAATCATAAATGTGAAAGAGGAAGGAACCACTGAAAACCTTGAAGAAGCTGTAAATATTGCTAAGAACTTTGAAACTGACAAAAATGAGGAGAAGAAGTCAAAAGGAGAG ATTTCTGATGAAACAAAGACAGAAACAGTGGTTGAGAGCATTGCCCGTGAAATAAATCAGAATGATGAAATCCCAGAGAGAGTTTCAATGGAGGATTCAATGGAGAAGCATGAGAATGGACCTTGTATCATTGTCACTGAAGAGAACAATGATGATACTACACTGGTCAAGGTTGAAAAGAGCAGGGAAGACAAAATTTTAAAAGACAAGGAAGATTCAAAAGAAATATTGCAGAAAGATGAATCAAGAGAGGAGCCTGTGCACAAGTTGAATGCTACGCCCGAAGAAAGTATGTCAGCCGATTCAAGTGAAAATTCTGAAGAAATCATACATGTGGACAAGAAGGCAACCATTGAAAACTGTGAAGAAGCCTTAGATCTACCTAAGAACATTGAAGTTAATGAAAAGGAAGTAAAGAAGTCCAAAGCAGAG ATTTCTGATGAGACAGAGACAGACACAGTGGTTGAGAGCATTGCCTGTGAGACAAATCAGAATGACGAAATGCCAGAAAGAATTTCAATAGAAGCTTCAATGGAGGAGAAGGATGGGAATGGACCTTGTATCACTCTCACTGAAGAGAACAATTACAGCACCACACCGGTCAAGGTTGAGAAGAACCAGGAAGATAAAATGTTGAAAGATGAGGAAGATTCAAAAGAAATATTGCAGAAAGATGAATCAGGAGAGAAGCCTGCGCACAAGTTGAATGCTATCTCCAAGGATAGTGCGGCAGCTGATTCAAGTGAAAATGCTGAAGGAATCATACATGTGGATGAGAGGGCAATCACTGAAAATCTTGAAGAAGCCTTAGATCTAGCTAAGAACATTGAAGTTGATGAAGAGGATGTAAAAAAGTCCAAAGGAGAG ATTTATGAGGAGACAGAGACAGATACAGTGGAGAGCATTGTCCATGAAACAAATCAGAATGATGAAGTCCCAGAAAGAATTTCCATGGAAGCTTCAATGGAGGAGAAGGATGAGAATGGGCCTTCTGTCACTGAAGAAAACAACAATGATACTTCACTGGTCAATGTTGAAAAGAACAGGGAAGACAAAATATTGAAGGATAAGGAAGgttcaaaagaaatattacaGAAAGATGAATCAGAAGAGGGACCTGTGCACAAGTTTAATGCTACACCTGAGGAAAATGCAGCAGCTGATTCAAGTGAAAATGCTGAAGAAATCATACATGTGGAAGAGAAAGCAACCATTGAAAACCTTGAAGAAGCCTTAGATCCAGCTAATAACATTGAAGTTGATGAAAAGGAAGTAAAGAAGTCCAAAGGAGAG ACTTCTGAGGAATCCGAGACAGCTAGAGTGGATGTGAATGTTGGATGTGAAACAAATCAGAATGATGAAATCCCAGAAAGAATTTCAATGGATGCTTCAATGGAGGACAAGGATGAGAATAACACGGAAGATAAAATATCAAAAGATGAGGAAGATTCAAAAGAAATATTGCAGAAAGATGAATCACGAGATGATCTTGTACAAATGTTGAATATGATACCCAAGGAAAGTAACGCATTTGGTTCAAGTGAAGATGCTGAAGAAACCATTCATGCGAAAAACAAAGAGACCACTGGAAACCTTGAAAAAGTCCTAGATATTGTTAACATCAAAGCAGATGAAAAGATG ATTTCCGAGGAGACAGAGACAGCTACAGTAGATGAGAGCATTGCTTGTGAAACAAATCAGACTGATGAGATCCCAGAAAGAAAGTCAATGGAACCTTCCATGGACAAGAAGGATGAGAATGGATCCTGTATCACTGTCACtgaagatgaaaatgaaattACTGCCTTGGTCGAGGTTGAAAAGAGCAAGGAAGACAAACTATCAAAAGATGAGGAAGATTCAAAAGAAATTTCGCAGAAAGATGAATCAGGACAGGAGCTCATAGACAAGTTGAATGCAATGCCCAAGGAAAGGGAAGCAGCTGATTCAAGTGAAGATAAAATCATAAATGTGGAAGAGAAAGGAACCACTGAAAACGTTCAAGAAACCTTAGACCTAGTTAAGATTATTGAAGCTGACGAAAAGGAAGCAAAGAAGTCCAAAGGAGAG GTTTCTGAGTGGTCCAAGACGGCTAGAGTGGATGAGACTATTGTACATGAAACAGATCAAACTGACAAAATCCCAGAAAGAATTTCAGTGGAGGACAAGAATGAGATTAAACCTTGTACCAGTGCCTCAGACAACAATGACAATACTACACCGGTCAAGGTTGAATACATCAAGGAAGATTCAAAAGTAGTAGTGCAGGATGATGAATCAGGAAAGGTGCACGTACACATGCCCAAAGAAAATAAGGCAGTTGTTTCAAGTGAAGAGGCTGAAGAAACCATTCATGTGAAAGAGGAAGGAACTACTGAAAACCTTGCAGAAGCCTTGGATCTCATTCAGAACACTAAAGCTGGTGAAAAGGAG ATTTCCGAGGAGATGGAGACAGCTACAATGGATGAGAGCATTGCCTGTGAATCAATTCAGAATGATGAAATTCCAGAAAGAATTTCAAGGGAAGCTTCAGTGGAGGAGAAGGATGAGAATGGACCTTGTATCACTGTCACTGAAAACAACAATGGCAATACTACACTGGTGAAGGTTGAAAAGAACGGGGAGGATAAAATATTAAAACATGAGGAAGATTCAAAAGAAATATTGCAGAACGATGAATCAGGGGAGGAGCCCGCACACAAGTTGAATGTGATGCCCAAACAAAGTCAGGCAGCTGATTCAAGTGAAAATGCTGAAGAAATCATACATGTGGAAGAGAAAGCATCCACTGAAAACCTTAAAGAAGCCTTGGATCTGAATGttgaagatgaagaaaaagaagtaAAGAAGCCCAAAGGAGAG ATTTCAGAGTCTGAATCAGTTACAGTGGCTGAGAGCATTGCATGTGAAACAAATCAGAATGATGAAATTCTAGAAAGAATTCCAATGGAAGCTTCAATGGAGGAGAGGGATGAGAATGGACCTTACACCACTGTCTCTGAAGACAGCGACGATACTGCACTGGTTAAAGTTGAAAAGAACAAGGaagataaaatatcaatataTGATGAAGATTCAAAAGAAGTATTGGAGAAATATGAATCAGGAGAGGAGCTTGGACACATGTTTAATGTGATGCCCGAGGAAAGTAAGCCAACTAATTCAAGTGAAGATACTGAAAAAATCATACATGTGAAAGAGGAGGGAGCCactgaaaatcttaaagaagCCTTGGATCTAGTTAAGAACACTGAATCTGACAAAAAGGAAGTTAAGAAGCCCAAAGAAGAG ATTTCTGAGAAATTTGAGATGGCTGCAGTGGGTGAGACCATTGCATGTGAAAAAAATCAGAATGATGAAACCCCAGATGAAATTTCAATGCAAGATTCAATGGAGGAGACTGATGAGAATGCATCTCGTATCATTGTCACTGAGGACAACAAAGACAATACTGCACTGGTAAAGGTTGAAAAGAACAAGGAATACAAATTATCAAAAGATGAGGAAGATTCAAAAGAAATGTTGCATAAAGATGAACCGGGAGAAGAGCTCATAGACAAGTTGAGTGCAATGCCCATGGAAAGGGAGGCAGCTGATTCAAGTGAAGATGCTGAAGAAATCATGCATGTGAAAGAGAAAGGAATCACAGAAAACCTTGAAGAAGGCTTAGATCTAGTCAAGAACATTGAAGCTGGcagaaaagaaataaagaattccAAAGAAAAG GTACCCAAGATAGTTCAGACAGTTGACAAAGGTGAGGACATTGTAAAACAGATAATGGAGGAAAATGACACAGCAAAGGATGACTTTGAGGCATCTGTTCAAGaacataaagaagaaaaaaagccTGTAGAAGAGAAAGAGGATAAAGGATTTGACAAAGAG GTGTTTGAGACAACCAGTGCATGCAAAGACACCAAGGAACAGATCGTGAAGGAGATTGACAATAAGGACAACTCTATAGAGTTCAGTGAAAAAGAAACAGTTCGAGAGAGCTCCCAGGAAAATGAG GTTGAAGACTCAAAGCTAGAATTTATCAAAATGACTGAGGCAACAGGTTTTGCAGAGGAAAtaaaaactgaaaccctaaaggACAGCACAGAGTTAATTAAGTACCTAAATGCCTCAAATACCACAGCTGAAGAAACAAGGCCAAAATGCGGCAATGAAGACTTCTTTGAGAACTCTTCATTAGTTTTTGAGGGCTCCCAGGAAAAAATAAAAGTGGAACTCTTGAAGAAAGAAGaggctattagtgatgattctgaAACTGCAGATGTTGCAGCAACGACAGAAGAAACAAGCCATGTTGAACCAGAAGACAAAAGGCAGATAGAAAGTTCTGGTCCACATGATGAGGAGGACCTAGCTGAAACAAGTGGGACTACCATAGATGGTGAAACAGTTGAAGAAACCTCCAGCTTCTCTGAATGTAAAGATGAGGAGACTTCAACAACAGAAAGAGATGACGAAAGAAAGGAATCTTCCACACTGACATCAAAAGAACATGGGCCATTGATAACTGAAGTGAGTGAAACAATAGAGATGACTCTGCCCGCAGAAAACGGAGAAGCTGAACAAACAACAGAAGCAACAACACTGTCGAAGGAAGATATGCTCACAAACCTAGATGATGTCTCTATATCGAGATCTACTAGGAAAAAGAGAGCAAGTGAAGAATTCCAGAAATATGGGGAGAAAGAGAAGCATAGTCTGGAGCCACACACCAGAAATAATAGCAATGAATCAAAAAGCACAGAAAGTCCAAAGAGGCAGAAGACTAGTGAACTAGCAAATCCCAACGAGATTAACAAATCAGAGGATTCAAAATATGAAGGTATATTGAAACTAGAATTTGAAGAGGACAAATTTGAAGATAAAAAGCCATCTGAGGTATCCTCTGTATCAATTGAAGCAATTACAACATCCCCAGATACTGATAAGGCAACACAAGAAGAAGAGAACTCTTCTAAGAGCTTTGAAGGTGGCTTAAATGAAGGTGTTGGAGTCGGGAAAGCAGCAGATGAATTGGAGGCAGGAAGTCATAGCCATGGATGCAAAGCTTCTGTTATGGAAGAG GTAAAGAATCATAAATCATTGCATCCTGATGCAAAGCTTCAACATACCTCTGAATTGATGGCTGAAGAGAAACATGTTGAAACACATGACAAAAGCAATAATATTGAAGACAGCAATGGTGCTGAGGGTCTGAATGTTGCGCCTGTTGAAGAACAAACTATTGGGCAAACAGTTCGACAAGGTGGAAAGGAAACATATGAGGCGCCAGAGGCCAAACAGGAGACAATCAAGAATGTCATTTCAACTGAAGAG GTGCTTCACAAAGTCGAGAAAGCTGATGAAAGTGAAAACATCAAAAGACAGATCATACAAGAAGAGAGGAGTGACAGCAAGGAACTACACATGGTCACCATTGAATATAAAACAGTCAATGAG GTAAAGGATTCAGATCTTGTTTCCTTTGAGAATCTTAAAGCAACAGAATACAGTGCCGAGACAGAAGCAGCAACCTCAGAGCCTGCAGAAGATTCAAACAGGGTGCGGGAAACTTCTCTAGTTACAGATGCACCAGAAGAGAAACAGACACAGAAAGGTAGTAACAATCAATCTTTCAATGACTCTACCTTGGCATTGGAAATCTCAGAGGCAAGCATGAAAGAGGAGGTCATAGAGGAAacaagtaattttcatgaaaagaTTGATACTACATCCATAAAGGAAATAACAGAAGAGGCAAGCTTGCAGGAATATCAGCTAGATGAAAAGACAGCAAAGGCCTTTGGCATTATTTCAGAAGAAAAGACCCTGAAAACAATTGAAACAACCAAAACTAGTCCGCAGGGAGAAGAAATTGACGGCATAAAGCTTAAAGCAACCTCTGACTTGGCAAATTCAGACCAGGAGAGTATAGCAGTGGAAAACCCAGATGTAGATACAGAAAAAACCAAAAGAACTTTTGACGCAGTGTTGGAGTCCAGAGATCTGAATGCAAAAAATATCGACCGAGCTGAGAAAATCATGACAATGGAAAAGTCAAGCATGGAGAACTTTGaagaagaaataaaggaagttaaTGAAACATTGTTAAAATCCCAGCATCAAGGTGTTGAAACAAGAACTGAAGATGAGATCACTACAGCCACAATTGAACATGCTCTCCCAGCTGAAAAATCAGAAGATCAACTTCAAAAAGCATCCTCTGCATTGCTTACCAAAGAACAGAAGCACAGAAGTATAACCAAAGAGGAGGATGCAGAAGATGACACAAAGGAAAATGAAACCAGAGAAAATGAGAATCTAGAAGATTCCATGTCCACAAAGACAATAGAAGAGATATTGTTGCCAAAGGAAGAGCCTGGGGAGCTCAAACCCTCAACAGAGGCATCTGATGTCATTGAAGACATAAAGAACAACCCAAATGAAGagcaaatgaaagaagaaaagacCTTTGATGGGACATCAAGACCTGAGCCTCATGAAAGTGAGAGTATCTCTGGGGCAAAGTTTGCTGAGCTTATTCCATCAGAAAGTGAGAATATTCCAGGACAATCTTTAGTTATTACTCAATCGTCAGTTGAAGAAATTTTATCAGAAGTGGGCGAAAAGCTTGACGAAACACCAAGTCTTAGGCAGGAGAAGACAGGAAAGAATTCTGACTATGTTTCTCATGTTGAAAGCCCTGAGGTACTCACcaaatttgaagaaaaaaaattcgAGGAAGAGAATTCCAAGACAGCTACAGCTGAGTCGAGAGCTGAAGAAAATTGGCTAGAGGAAGCAACTGATACAAAAGATGTCATTGAGAACAAACTTTCAAATGAAGAG ATTGCAGAGGAAAAGGTGGTTGCCAAGGACTCTCACCCAGTGCTTGGTGAAGAAACAGCCAAAAAGAGCCACCAAGGGGATGAACTAACAACTGAAGAACATCAAGGAGGAAAGACAAGTGGAACATTCAAGATTGCTAATAATGGAATCCAAATCAAAGAG GTCAACAGCAACATGCTATTCATTGTGCATGACCCAAGCACAACAGTAACCAATGACAAGGAAATTGTCAGCACAAGCAATGGGGAAAAGCCAAACACAAACCCCAACACTCCAACTACTGATGCCGCAGCTAAAGAAGCACCACATGAAAAAGGAGTTGATAAAATCAAGGAACCCTCTGAACCTGCTCCAGAGAAGCTGGTCCATGAAGCCGTCAAAACATATGAAGAGAACATAAAAATTGATACCATAGTCACTGATAAATCAGAGATCCTTGTGGAAGATAAGAATCATAAGCATGTATCTCCTCTGTCGCCATCTGACAGAACTGGTGCTACAGGAAGTTCAGACCTGAAAGGTCAAGCCATTCAAAGCCATGAATCAGGCACTTCTCTCACTGAAAGCTCACAAAAGAAAATATCAGACAAAGAAAGCAAGATCACAGAGGATGAGAAACAAC